One genomic segment of Sorex araneus isolate mSorAra2 chromosome X, mSorAra2.pri, whole genome shotgun sequence includes these proteins:
- the ATP5MC3 gene encoding ATP synthase F(0) complex subunit C3, mitochondrial — translation MFACAKLACTPALIRVGSRVAYRPISASVLSRPEARTGEGSTVFNGAQNGVSQLIQREFQTSAISRDIDTAAKFIGAGAATVGVAGSGAGIGTVFGSLIIGYARNPSLKQQLFSYAILGFALSEAMGLFCLMVAFLILFAM, via the exons ATGTTTGCCTGCGCCAAGCTCGCCTGCACCCCGGCTCTG aTCCGAGTTGGATCCAGAGTTGCCTACAGACCAATATCAGCATCAGTGTTATCTCGACCAGAGGCGAGGACTGGAGAG GGCTCGACGGTATTTAATGGGGCCCAGAATGGTGTGTCTCAGCTAATCCAGAGGGAGTTTCAGACCAGTGCAATCAGCAGAGACATTGATACTGCTGCCAAATTTATTGGTGCAGGTGCTGCAACAGTAGGAGTGGCTGGATCTGGTGCTGGTATTGGAACAGTGTTTGGCAGCCTTATCATTGGTTATGCCAG AAACCCTTCGCTGAAGCAGCAGCTCTTCTCATACGCTATCCTGGGATTTGCCTTGTCTGAAGCTATGGGTCTCTTTTGTTTGATGGTGGctttcttgattttgtttgccaTGTAA